The window ATACGTGTAAGCAGCTACACCAGCATAAGCGTGAGTTACACAGTTAACTGGGCTTCTATGTCTTGTGTTGTCTATGTCACATAATGTCATTAATAAATCTTTTATTGATTCTATGACACCACGTTTCATTAAAACCAGTCTTTCAAACACGGGCACAAGTTTATTTTTCATGTTGCTTCTGATAGTTGTTACAATTTTCAGCCCTTGCTCATAAAAATACTCGA of the Bacteroidota bacterium genome contains:
- a CDS encoding IS982 family transposase, encoding EYFYEQGLKIVTTIRSNMKNKLVPVFERLVLMKRGVIESIKDLLMTLCDIDNTRHRSPVNCVTHAYAGVAAYTYLEKLPSIFAKKLGFA